A stretch of the uncultured Desulfobacter sp. genome encodes the following:
- the folD gene encoding bifunctional methylenetetrahydrofolate dehydrogenase/methenyltetrahydrofolate cyclohydrolase FolD, which yields MTAEIINGTEMRKAILTEIKADVQTMQAKYGKVPGLVTILVGKHPASVSYVALKVKTALSVGFNEIQDDRPEDISEAALLALIDKYNNDPDIHGILVQLPLPKHIDEKKVINAINPDKDVDAFHPVNVGRLMIGGDDAIFLPCTPAGIQEMIARSGTQASGAEVVVVGRSNIVGKPIAMMLAQKGACANATVTIVHTKTKDISAHCKRADILVVAAGVPDLVKPEWIKPGATVIDVGVNRVGVNETTGKAVLKGDVDFDAAKEIAGKITPVPGGVGPMTIAMLMKNTLRAAQYALEDF from the coding sequence ATGACCGCAGAAATCATCAACGGAACCGAGATGAGAAAAGCTATCCTGACTGAAATTAAGGCCGATGTTCAAACAATGCAGGCTAAATATGGCAAAGTGCCGGGTCTGGTAACCATTCTTGTGGGCAAACACCCGGCCTCTGTCAGCTATGTCGCCTTGAAGGTAAAAACGGCTTTGTCCGTCGGGTTTAATGAAATTCAGGATGACCGGCCCGAAGATATCAGCGAAGCGGCTCTGCTGGCTTTGATCGATAAATATAACAATGATCCCGACATTCACGGCATTCTGGTTCAGTTGCCCCTGCCCAAGCATATTGACGAAAAAAAAGTTATTAACGCTATTAATCCGGATAAGGATGTGGATGCATTCCATCCCGTGAATGTGGGGCGTCTGATGATCGGCGGTGATGACGCCATATTCCTTCCCTGCACCCCGGCCGGTATCCAGGAGATGATTGCCCGTTCCGGCACCCAGGCAAGTGGGGCGGAAGTGGTTGTGGTCGGTCGTTCCAACATCGTTGGTAAACCCATTGCCATGATGTTGGCACAAAAAGGAGCTTGTGCCAATGCCACCGTAACCATAGTTCATACAAAGACTAAAGATATTTCGGCCCATTGTAAACGTGCAGATATCCTTGTTGTTGCAGCCGGCGTCCCGGACCTTGTAAAACCCGAATGGATTAAACCTGGTGCCACTGTTATTGACGTCGGTGTCAACCGTGTAGGCGTTAATGAAACCACCGGGAAAGCGGTCCTTAAAGGAGACGTGGACTTTGATGCCGCCAAAGAAATCGCAGGGAAAATTACCCCTGTGCCGGGCGGCGTAGGCCCCATGACCATTGCTATGCTCATGAAAAATACCCTTAGAGCCGCCCAGTATGCCCTGGAAGATTTTTAA
- the lon gene encoding endopeptidase La gives MDSNSLNKEMMVVPITQTVLFPESHAQIRVSHDLGKQIKHWIDKGENMVVALSAKEGFDANHADTDKLFSMGTLIFLNSLTAKRGHDILYANVHSRVAVESIWTDHQTTGNSIIASVVPAEDHIDIDPRDQDRMLEYIKKIAYEISAHFKNSEAYVKEIEKINSIQEILGYLMPNIPVSVKEKQALLEIDSLKQRGIAFMDILLQHKESISLQIEMAQKFSDQANKKYRRAFLKEQLKNIQEELNEGDSEHDAKGNGKKDYASLIKAANMPEEVELAAFDELEKLNEQGQGSHEINIIKNYLDLLVALPWATIDEKDIDIKEASRLLDAHHYGQEKIKERIIQHLSVMKLKKEKQGSILLLVGPPGTGKTSLGKGIAKALQREYVRISLGGVRDEAEIRGHRRTYIGALPGRIIQGMKKAGKKNPVFVLDEVDKLVSAFHGDPSSALLEVLDPEQNNTFSDHYLEVPYDLSDVFFVATANDKSSIPAPLLDRMEVIELSGYTADEKFHIGKDFLMKLVLEEHGIEKHQLEINDNAFKELIDKYTLEAGVRALRGQLAKVARVASQKIVSGDTELPFHVTCDTLEDILGHPVIRHDMAQEKNQPGVVTGLAWTPMGGEILFIEASHMPGTGKLTLTGRLGDVMKESAAISLSLFRSRLAFTLPEFEFAKKDLHIHVPAGSLPKDGPSAGVAMFAAITSLIMGRKIDPKLAMTGEITLRGRILPVGGIKEKVLAAHRAGIRKILLPTENEKDLKEIPDDVTKELEFAPINTVEDLIKETLGLKLPKPEALMLGTLPEDMVFNSESVLCESDA, from the coding sequence ATGGATTCTAATAGTTTGAATAAAGAGATGATGGTCGTCCCCATAACACAAACCGTATTATTCCCTGAATCACATGCCCAGATCCGGGTCTCCCATGATCTGGGCAAACAAATAAAACATTGGATTGATAAAGGGGAAAACATGGTTGTGGCCCTCTCTGCCAAAGAAGGGTTTGATGCAAATCATGCAGATACGGATAAACTGTTCTCCATGGGAACCTTGATTTTTTTAAATTCCCTCACCGCCAAGCGAGGACATGACATCCTGTATGCAAACGTGCATTCAAGGGTAGCCGTTGAATCTATTTGGACTGATCATCAAACAACTGGAAACTCAATTATTGCCAGTGTGGTTCCCGCAGAAGACCATATTGATATCGATCCCAGGGACCAGGATCGTATGCTTGAGTATATCAAAAAAATCGCTTATGAAATAAGCGCTCACTTCAAAAATTCCGAGGCCTATGTAAAGGAGATTGAAAAAATTAACTCCATCCAGGAAATATTAGGGTATCTGATGCCCAATATTCCTGTTTCCGTAAAAGAAAAACAGGCTCTTCTTGAAATCGATTCATTAAAGCAAAGAGGAATTGCCTTTATGGATATACTCCTGCAGCATAAAGAATCCATAAGCCTGCAGATTGAAATGGCACAGAAATTTTCCGACCAGGCCAATAAAAAATATAGAAGAGCTTTTTTGAAGGAGCAGCTTAAAAATATCCAGGAAGAGCTCAATGAAGGTGATTCCGAACACGATGCTAAAGGCAACGGCAAAAAGGATTATGCATCTCTGATTAAAGCAGCCAATATGCCCGAAGAAGTTGAACTGGCAGCATTTGACGAACTTGAAAAACTCAATGAACAGGGGCAAGGCAGTCATGAAATAAATATCATTAAAAATTATCTGGATCTTCTCGTGGCGTTACCATGGGCCACCATTGACGAAAAGGATATTGATATCAAAGAAGCATCCAGGCTACTTGACGCCCATCATTACGGGCAGGAAAAAATTAAAGAGCGCATTATTCAGCACTTGTCCGTGATGAAGCTGAAAAAGGAGAAGCAGGGTTCAATTCTGCTTCTTGTGGGTCCTCCGGGTACAGGAAAAACAAGTCTTGGCAAAGGGATCGCAAAAGCCCTGCAAAGAGAATATGTCCGGATCAGCCTTGGCGGCGTCCGTGATGAAGCTGAAATCAGGGGCCATCGAAGGACCTATATCGGTGCTCTTCCAGGACGAATCATCCAGGGAATGAAAAAGGCAGGTAAAAAGAACCCCGTATTTGTCCTTGATGAAGTGGATAAACTGGTTTCAGCCTTTCATGGTGATCCGTCAAGTGCATTGCTTGAGGTACTTGATCCGGAACAGAATAATACATTTTCCGACCATTATCTTGAGGTTCCCTATGATCTGTCAGATGTCTTTTTTGTGGCAACAGCCAATGATAAAAGCAGCATCCCGGCACCGCTTTTAGATCGTATGGAAGTGATTGAACTTTCAGGGTATACGGCAGATGAAAAATTCCATATCGGGAAAGACTTTCTGATGAAACTTGTCCTTGAAGAACATGGGATTGAAAAGCATCAGCTTGAAATTAATGATAACGCATTCAAAGAGCTCATCGATAAATATACTTTGGAAGCCGGCGTCAGAGCTCTTCGGGGACAACTGGCCAAGGTTGCCAGGGTTGCATCACAAAAGATTGTTTCAGGTGATACTGAACTGCCGTTCCATGTGACTTGCGATACGCTTGAAGATATTCTGGGTCATCCGGTGATCCGGCATGATATGGCACAAGAAAAAAATCAGCCTGGTGTTGTAACCGGGCTTGCATGGACGCCCATGGGCGGAGAAATTCTTTTTATCGAAGCAAGTCACATGCCGGGAACAGGCAAGCTTACGTTAACCGGACGCCTCGGGGATGTAATGAAAGAATCTGCCGCCATATCCTTAAGTCTATTCAGATCCAGGCTGGCATTTACATTGCCTGAATTTGAATTTGCCAAGAAAGATCTGCATATACATGTACCGGCAGGCTCCCTTCCCAAGGACGGGCCTTCGGCCGGGGTGGCCATGTTTGCAGCCATCACATCCCTGATCATGGGTCGTAAAATTGATCCAAAGCTTGCCATGACAGGGGAAATTACATTGCGTGGACGCATTCTGCCGGTTGGCGGAATCAAAGAAAAAGTGCTGGCAGCCCACAGGGCCGGTATTAGAAAAATATTGCTGCCCACGGAAAATGAAAAAGATTTAAAGGAAATACCCGATGATGTAACAAAGGAACTCGAATTCGCACCCATAAATACGGTGGAAGACCTGATTAAAGAAACTTTAGGACTTAAGCTGCCAAAGCCTGAGGCCCTGATGCTTGGCACGCTGCCGGAAGATATGGTCTTTAACTCTGAATCCGTTTTGTGTGAAAGTGACGCCTGA
- a CDS encoding MarR family winged helix-turn-helix transcriptional regulator, with protein MKRELIYEAVRKFNSLGHECNLEISDKLGMSELQVNQLHYLKVIDRTVDMTFGKFAEILKVTKPSVTEIVNKLIKLGVVEKKQCLRDKRIFYVKLTEKGLNIVRLPFLAEQRVVDIIVSVLDDQEIDTFIKLIKKL; from the coding sequence GTGAAAAGAGAACTGATCTATGAGGCCGTAAGAAAGTTCAACAGCCTGGGACATGAGTGCAATCTTGAAATCTCAGACAAATTGGGAATGTCTGAACTTCAGGTCAATCAACTTCACTATTTGAAAGTGATTGACAGAACCGTAGATATGACCTTTGGAAAATTTGCTGAAATTTTAAAGGTTACCAAACCGTCAGTTACTGAAATCGTAAATAAACTGATTAAGTTGGGTGTTGTCGAAAAGAAACAATGTTTACGGGACAAACGCATATTTTACGTCAAACTGACCGAAAAAGGTCTCAATATCGTCCGGTTGCCTTTTCTTGCGGAACAACGGGTGGTCGATATTATTGTCAGTGTTTTGGATGATCAAGAGATTGATACCTTCATTAAATTAATTAAAAAATTATAA
- a CDS encoding carboxymuconolactone decarboxylase family protein, producing the protein MKESPIEKDKNRREQLKKLLTQMPAVGRHVGAMEKTAYADGALNEKTKRLMALAIALGVGCENCILGQANAAIAQGATKEEILETLGVVISMRGTTGVAESLKIIQMLDETGKL; encoded by the coding sequence ATGAAAGAAAGTCCAATTGAAAAAGATAAAAACCGCAGGGAACAACTTAAAAAATTGTTGACACAAATGCCGGCAGTCGGCCGGCATGTCGGTGCCATGGAAAAGACGGCTTACGCGGATGGCGCATTGAACGAAAAGACAAAACGGTTGATGGCTTTGGCGATTGCCCTTGGGGTGGGATGTGAAAACTGTATTTTAGGACAGGCCAACGCTGCAATTGCCCAAGGTGCGACAAAAGAGGAGATACTCGAAACCCTTGGGGTGGTGATCAGCATGAGGGGGACAACGGGTGTTGCTGAATCCTTGAAAATCATCCAAATGCTGGACGAAACGGGTAAATTATGA
- a CDS encoding tRNA pseudouridine(38-40) synthase TruA, translating to MAQEKLYHYLIHIQYLGFRYHGWQKQSGVKTIEAMIEKTLGFVLEKSGFRILGTSRTDSKVSANQSAFMLFVHDALDMEALQSKLNKNLPNDIRVTGVEEKPRTFNIIRGPKVKEYLYLFAFGCKSHPFCAAMMHTVQEDLDIELMKQGARLFEGQHHFGSYCTKPGPKTCLERDIRVCRIEENTEFQASFFPEQSWLLRIQASGFLRYQVRLIMGQLFKLGKKDIDLNRIKQSLSGSQALPLKEIAPGSGLILNKIIFQTD from the coding sequence ATGGCACAGGAAAAATTATACCATTACCTGATTCATATCCAGTATCTGGGTTTCCGGTACCATGGCTGGCAGAAGCAGTCAGGTGTAAAAACCATTGAAGCCATGATTGAAAAAACGCTTGGTTTTGTCCTTGAAAAATCCGGGTTCAGGATCTTGGGCACCAGCCGGACCGATTCAAAAGTCTCGGCGAATCAGTCAGCATTCATGCTTTTTGTCCATGATGCACTGGATATGGAAGCACTGCAGTCAAAATTAAATAAAAACCTGCCCAATGATATCCGCGTGACAGGCGTTGAAGAAAAACCCAGAACCTTTAACATTATTCGTGGTCCCAAAGTAAAAGAATATCTTTACCTATTTGCATTTGGATGCAAAAGTCATCCATTCTGTGCGGCCATGATGCATACGGTTCAAGAAGATCTTGATATTGAATTGATGAAACAGGGCGCCAGGCTATTTGAAGGGCAGCATCATTTTGGTTCATACTGCACCAAACCCGGCCCGAAAACCTGCCTTGAACGAGACATCCGTGTCTGCCGGATTGAAGAAAACACTGAATTCCAGGCCAGTTTTTTTCCGGAACAAAGCTGGCTGCTCAGGATTCAGGCCTCTGGTTTTTTAAGATACCAGGTTCGTTTAATCATGGGCCAGTTGTTTAAACTCGGGAAAAAAGATATCGATCTAAACCGCATTAAACAATCCCTTTCAGGCAGTCAGGCCTTGCCGTTAAAAGAAATTGCGCCCGGGTCAGGCCTGATTTTAAATAAAATAATATTTCAGACAGATTGA
- a CDS encoding radical SAM protein codes for MKQYKINTLISGGLITNYHCTSKCRHCLYNCGPGRPADYMDKKTSLLCFKKIREFGAASVHIGGGEPFLNPAGLESVIECAAQTGVRIEYVETNSSWYKDEQSACRLLERLKSNGLNTLLISISPFHFESIPFSKVENVMAACSKTGIRIFPWMDTFLSDIENFDKSRCHRFEELMDHFGPSYLAGIQRRYWIHPGGRALDTFRPVHEKKSIEKILNENKNSCSSHLLDTSHFHIDLYGNYIPGLCSGISLEMNALGSSLTIDKYPVIGTLLEKGITGLYETAVDAGFKPSRESYISKCDLCTDIRTHLVKNKLYLNELQPTRFYHDLFKA; via the coding sequence GTGAAACAATATAAAATCAACACCCTGATTTCCGGAGGCCTGATTACCAATTATCACTGCACTTCAAAATGCCGCCACTGTCTGTATAACTGTGGTCCGGGCAGGCCTGCAGATTATATGGATAAAAAAACATCCCTGCTGTGTTTTAAAAAAATCAGGGAATTCGGGGCTGCATCTGTTCATATTGGCGGCGGAGAACCATTTCTTAACCCGGCAGGCCTTGAAAGCGTTATAGAATGTGCTGCTCAAACAGGCGTACGGATTGAATATGTTGAAACCAATTCATCCTGGTATAAAGATGAACAATCTGCCTGCAGACTGCTGGAACGATTGAAATCAAATGGGCTGAATACCTTGCTCATATCCATCAGTCCTTTTCACTTTGAGAGCATTCCATTTTCAAAGGTTGAAAATGTTATGGCAGCCTGTTCAAAAACAGGGATACGGATCTTTCCCTGGATGGACACGTTTCTCAGCGATATTGAAAATTTTGACAAAAGCAGATGCCATCGGTTTGAAGAACTGATGGATCATTTCGGCCCTTCATACCTGGCAGGTATTCAACGCCGGTACTGGATTCATCCGGGCGGAAGAGCACTGGACACGTTTCGTCCGGTGCATGAAAAAAAATCAATTGAAAAGATATTGAATGAAAACAAAAACTCCTGCTCAAGCCATCTTCTAGATACATCACATTTTCATATTGATCTGTATGGAAATTATATTCCCGGTCTATGTTCAGGCATTTCCCTGGAAATGAATGCCCTGGGAAGCAGTCTCACAATTGATAAATATCCGGTTATTGGAACATTGCTGGAAAAAGGAATTACCGGACTTTATGAAACAGCTGTGGATGCCGGATTTAAACCATCAAGGGAATCCTACATATCAAAATGTGATCTTTGCACTGATATTCGAACCCATTTGGTTAAAAATAAACTATATCTTAATGAGCTTCAGCCAACAAGGTTTTATCATGACCTATTTAAAGCATAG
- a CDS encoding molybdenum cofactor guanylyltransferase — MEKFDCTGVILAGGCNRRLPGIKKTFHKIGSKTIIERIISVFSKLFPQVILVVNDPKDFLGLDALVVTDIEPSRCALAGLHAGLFYADFEWSYVTACDLPFLSEKIIRYLLAQRDYGNQIIIPKTRGGLEMLSALYHKSCLPRIETNLEKQEFMIKKILKSEKSIQIPPLVLESLDQDMRFAFNVNTLQDLKTARNLVLTQDDRKEGEDGEQEYLHTHNFSVKGFSPLHECVS; from the coding sequence TTGGAAAAATTTGACTGCACGGGCGTGATCCTGGCCGGCGGCTGCAATCGCAGACTTCCCGGCATAAAAAAAACATTTCACAAAATAGGATCAAAGACCATCATCGAACGAATTATCAGTGTGTTTTCAAAACTTTTCCCCCAGGTGATTCTGGTGGTCAATGACCCAAAAGATTTTCTGGGTCTGGATGCATTGGTTGTCACGGATATTGAACCGTCCCGGTGTGCCCTGGCAGGGCTTCATGCAGGTCTTTTTTACGCCGATTTTGAATGGAGTTATGTCACGGCCTGCGATCTGCCCTTTCTAAGTGAAAAAATTATCCGGTATCTTTTGGCACAACGGGACTATGGCAACCAGATTATCATCCCCAAAACCAGGGGCGGCCTTGAAATGCTGTCCGCGCTATATCATAAATCCTGCCTTCCCAGAATTGAAACCAACCTGGAAAAACAGGAATTTATGATCAAAAAAATTTTAAAGTCGGAAAAAAGTATACAGATCCCACCCCTGGTGCTGGAATCTCTGGACCAGGATATGCGGTTTGCATTTAATGTCAATACGTTACAAGATCTTAAAACGGCCAGGAACTTGGTTTTAACCCAAGATGACCGCAAAGAAGGCGAGGACGGTGAACAAGAATATCTGCATACACACAATTTTTCAGTCAAAGGGTTTTCACCCCTGCACGAGTGCGTTTCATAA
- the fdhD gene encoding formate dehydrogenase accessory sulfurtransferase FdhD — MVIENESTQFDVRRYSQGRFHRENCHVPVEITLIVEVNGFEIASLLCTPSHMEALVRGFLFSAGVIQRAEDIESLDLDKYEQIVRVRVKTVSDSENSKKPVYPSGAGKDVTRIAAHSGVDPESLIKNMEWLLQCSVIHRQTGGVHTAAVSLANAMPGFHIDDIGRHNAVDKVIGTLLMNNTPPDNMVLLVSGRISIEILQKAAAFGFPVLASRGAPTHEAILMAQNTGITMAGYARPDRFTLFSHAHRVQNP; from the coding sequence ATGGTGATAGAAAACGAGTCAACCCAATTCGATGTTCGTCGATACAGTCAGGGCCGGTTTCACAGGGAAAACTGTCATGTGCCGGTGGAAATTACCTTGATCGTTGAGGTGAATGGATTTGAAATAGCGTCACTGCTGTGCACACCCTCCCACATGGAGGCTTTGGTCAGAGGATTTCTATTTTCTGCCGGGGTGATCCAGCGTGCTGAAGATATTGAATCACTTGATTTGGATAAATATGAACAGATCGTCCGGGTCAGGGTAAAAACCGTTTCAGATTCTGAAAACTCAAAAAAGCCTGTATACCCATCCGGTGCCGGCAAAGATGTCACCCGTATCGCCGCCCATTCAGGCGTTGATCCTGAAAGTTTGATCAAAAATATGGAATGGCTGTTGCAGTGCTCTGTGATTCACCGGCAAACCGGCGGGGTTCACACGGCAGCCGTGAGCCTTGCCAATGCCATGCCCGGATTCCACATTGACGACATCGGCCGTCACAACGCTGTGGACAAGGTCATCGGCACTCTGCTCATGAACAACACCCCGCCGGATAATATGGTGTTATTAGTGTCCGGTCGAATCTCTATAGAGATTCTCCAGAAGGCGGCAGCATTTGGATTTCCTGTCCTGGCCTCACGTGGGGCGCCCACCCATGAAGCGATTCTCATGGCCCAAAACACAGGTATCACGATGGCCGGTTACGCCCGGCCCGATCGGTTTACGCTATTTTCACACGCCCACCGGGTTCAAAACCCGTGA
- a CDS encoding cytochrome c3 family protein: protein MMKNKIYILLTAALITLGMCLYAQADEGNSYEAPEDDLEINYIQGHSNRNLSVTFNHSSHESFECIDCHHKMGELKKEASPRSCATCHDNFSPDNLEDSKSYFKAMHQISFTQAKNRSCLGCHTDEMGKDDKDMTGCNASACHSEGIR, encoded by the coding sequence ATGATGAAAAATAAAATATATATACTTCTGACTGCAGCCCTTATAACTTTGGGGATGTGCCTGTATGCTCAGGCTGACGAAGGCAATTCCTATGAAGCGCCCGAAGACGACCTGGAAATTAACTATATACAAGGACACAGCAACAGGAATTTGTCGGTGACCTTCAACCACTCAAGCCATGAAAGTTTTGAGTGTATTGACTGTCACCACAAGATGGGAGAGCTCAAAAAAGAGGCATCTCCCCGAAGCTGCGCCACCTGTCACGATAACTTCAGCCCCGATAATCTCGAGGACAGCAAAAGTTATTTTAAGGCGATGCACCAGATCAGTTTTACCCAGGCCAAAAATCGTTCATGTCTGGGGTGTCATACCGACGAGATGGGCAAGGATGACAAGGATATGACCGGATGTAACGCGTCTGCCTGTCACTCTGAAGGCATTCGCTGA
- a CDS encoding 4Fe-4S dicluster domain-containing protein, translating to MNGKSIFVDLTLCTACRGCQVACKQWKDLPAEQTRNVGSHQNPQDLSAQTLKLVRFKEVRDQKGKLRWNFFPEQCRHCIEPPCKYMLNMYKSNAVTHDPETGAVVYNPSVTLGKNVDLAPDQFCPYNVPRKNEETGQWTKCDMCIDRVQQGLRPACVTSCPTGAMNFGDRDAMLEMAKKRLAEVQKNHPDAFLADPDDVRVIYLCQSDAEDYASHVVAQAGHKQAILAQVRPAEQTRRQFLTGKFRFGNNQG from the coding sequence ATGAATGGTAAAAGTATTTTCGTAGATTTAACCCTGTGCACCGCATGCCGGGGATGCCAGGTGGCCTGCAAGCAGTGGAAAGACCTGCCTGCTGAACAGACACGCAATGTCGGCTCCCACCAGAATCCCCAGGATCTGTCAGCGCAGACCCTGAAGCTGGTCCGGTTTAAAGAGGTCCGGGATCAAAAAGGAAAGCTTAGGTGGAATTTTTTCCCGGAACAGTGCCGGCACTGCATTGAACCGCCCTGCAAATATATGCTTAATATGTACAAGTCCAATGCGGTGACCCATGATCCTGAAACCGGTGCTGTGGTCTACAACCCATCGGTCACGTTGGGCAAGAATGTGGACCTGGCACCGGATCAGTTCTGCCCCTATAATGTTCCCCGGAAAAATGAAGAGACCGGGCAGTGGACCAAATGCGACATGTGCATTGACCGGGTTCAGCAAGGCTTGAGACCGGCATGTGTGACGTCCTGTCCCACGGGTGCCATGAATTTTGGTGACCGGGATGCCATGCTGGAAATGGCCAAAAAACGTTTAGCAGAGGTTCAAAAAAACCACCCAGACGCATTTCTGGCAGATCCGGACGATGTACGGGTGATCTACCTTTGCCAATCCGATGCCGAGGATTATGCCTCCCATGTTGTGGCCCAGGCCGGGCATAAACAGGCTATTTTGGCCCAGGTTCGGCCTGCTGAGCAGACCCGCCGGCAGTTTCTCACCGGAAAGTTCAGATTTGGCAATAATCAAGGATAA